CATCATTTTTGTCGGCATCTGGAAAGGCGTAGGCTACAACAGCGTTATTTATCTTGCGGCTATTACAGGGATCGACAAGTCTTATTATGAAGCGGCCGTCATCGACGGAGCCAGCAAGTGGAAGCAGGTGCGGTACATCACGATTCCGCTGCTGAAGCCGCTTATGATCATACTGACCATATTGGCGATCGGTGGCATCTTCCGTTCCGATTTCGGATTGTTCTATCAGCTTCCGAAGGATTCGGGCGCGCTGTACCCGGTTACGAACGTGATCGATACCTTCGTCTACCGCGGGCTGATCAATATGGGGGACATCGGAATGAGCACGGCAGCGGGCCTGTACCAATCGTTTGTAGGGCTGATTCTGATTCTGATTGCCAATTATATCGTTCGAAAAATTGAAAAAGATCATGCGATCTTCTAATCCGAGGGAGGTGCAACTTCAATGACGCAGCTATCAACGCAAACCGCCGATCAGCCGGCAAAGCGTTCAAGAAAGAGAGACTATAACGCCATCTCCCCGTTGTGGAATACGATTTTCAATATCGTGATCGGTGTCTTCTCGTTCTCCTGTATCTTTCCGTTCTTATTTGTTATTATTATTTCCCTGACGGACGAACAGACACTGGTCTTGGAAGGATTCAGGCTGCTGCCGAGCCAGTTCAGCACGGCGGCGTACGAATATATTTTCAACACGGGAAGCGAATTGCTGTCCTCATTCGGCTTAACGCTCCTGGTCACGGTGCTGGGAACGCTGGTGAGTCTGGCTCTGGTTACGACTTATGCGTATGCATTGTCCCGTCGAAACTTTGAATTTAGAGGTTTTTTCAGCTTCCTCGCATTCTTTACCATGCTGTTCTCGGGCGGTATGGTACCTGGTTATATCGTGATGACCCAGTTCTTGCATCTGCAAAATACGATCTGGGCGTTGATATTTCCTTTATCCTTGAGCGCGTTCTCCATCATCGTCATGAGGACCTTTTTTCAAACGACGATTCCGGATGAGATTATCGAGTCCGCCAAAATCGATGGCGCCGGCGAATTTCTGACCTTTATCAGAATCGTGTTGCCGGTCTCGCTGCCGGGGATTGCAACCATCGGCTTGTTCAGCTCTTTGGGTTACTGGAACGACTGGTTTAATGCCTTGCTGTATTATAACAATCCACAGTCGACGCCGCCGTTGCAGTTCATGCTCATGAAGATCGAGAAGAACATGGACTTTCTGACACAGAATGCGCAGAATATCGGTTCATTCGATGCAGCAGCTGGCCTGCCGACGGAGACGGTAAGGATGGCGATGGTCGTATTGGCTACATTACCGATTGTCATGGCGTATCCGTTCTTCCAGCGATATTTTGTCCAAGGCCTGACTGTAGGCTCGGTCAAAGGATAATTTCATAAGGTTGAACCCGCATCGCACACTGCCGGAGAAATCCGGCTTTGATGCATCAAGTGTGTAAGCGGTGTCAATATAGCAATAACCATTAAGTGATACAGGGGGAAAAACTCATGTTTAAGAAAAAGGTTTCTATACTGTCCCTTGCTCTCGTGCTTCTGCTGACGGTCGTATTGTCGGCCTGCGGCAGCAAGGAAGGCGGCAATAAGCCGAACGAACCTGCGAAGGAAGAGGCGGCCGTTCAAAGCGACGGCACGGTCGATGCCTCCAAGCTGGATCCGGTCAAACTGAAAATGTACATGATTGGGCCTAACCAGAAGGACCTGCCTATGGTTCAAGAGGAAATCAATAAATATCTGACGGAAAAAATCAATGCAACGATCGAAATCAGCATGATCGACTGGGGCGATTACAGCCAGCGGATGCAGGTCATTACGAGCTCCGGCGAGAATTACGACATCGCCTTCACTAGCTCGTGGGCGTTCGATTATCTTCCAAATGCGGCGAAGGGCGCGTTTAAGCCGCTGAATGACCTGCTTGATCAATATGGAAAAGGCATTAAGGAAGCGCTGGATCCCCGTTTCTTGGAAGGAACGAAGGTTAACGGCGTGAACTATGGTATCCCGGCCAACAAGGAACTGGCACAGCAGTTTGTATGGCGCTTCAACAAAAAGTATCTGGATAAGTACAACCTGGACATTTCCAAGGTGACGACGCTCGAGGATCTGGAGCCGCTTCTGAAAGCGATTAAAGAGAACGAGCCTGCGGATATTACACCGCTTGCCGTACCGAAAGGCTTTAAACCGTACTTGCCGTTCGACTTCCCGCTTGGCGATGAAATTCCGATCGGTATGTACATCGACACCAAGGACTTTAAATTTGTGAATTTGCTGGATTCACCTGAGCTGAAATCGGCTCTGACCACCATGCGCGAATACTATAAAGCGGGTTATGTGCGCGAGGACGTTGCGACGCTGGACGGCATCGATAACATCAAAACCGGCAAATGGCTCGTGGACCGCGAGATTACGCAGCCATACGCCGAGCTCGGCTGGTCCAGAAACGCGGGTTATGACATCGTGACGAGACCGATGCATGATCCTGTCATTTACACCAGTTCCGCAGCAGGTTCGATGATGGCTATTTCTTCTTACTCCAAAAATTCGGAGCGGGCGATGATGTTCCTGAACCTGCTTAACACGGATGTGAAACTCCGGAATATGATTCAATCCGGCTTGGAAGGGACGCATTACAAGAAGCTTGAAGAGCCGTACATCGAGGATATGCCTGCGATGCAGGAGAACTACGCGATGCCTGGATTCGCGCTGGGCAACATGTTCCTGACTTACCTTCACGAAGGCGAGCCTAAGGACAAATGGGAAGCATTCGAGAAATTCAACACCTCTGCTGTAGTGGCGCCTACGTTCGGCTTTAATTTCAACACAGCTCCGGTAAAAACGGAGGTTGCGGCCATCACGAATGTAGCCAAGGAATTTATTCCCGCGCTGTACACCGGCTCCGTAGATCCTGACGAATATCTGCCAAAAGCAAAACAAAAGTTCAAGGATGCCGGGATCGACAGAGTTATCGCTGAAGCTCAAAAACAGTTTGATGAGTGGAAGGCTCAAAACAAGTAATCCGTAAAGTGTATGAAGGGTAGAAGCGGCTGTTCCTTACAGCCGTCTCTCTCTGTCATTCTTTCTTTTGCTGGAAAAGATTCATGATTCACTACGAAGTCATCGCAAACATAGGAGGTTTGTCCATTGAAACGAATCAAACCGGATTATTTAACTAAAGCCCAGTGGAAGCGCAGAATGACGGTATGGATGAGCACGGCTTTGCTTGCCACATCCCTGACGGGCTTTGCCGGAGAAGCCGAAGCGGCACAGCCTCACTCGTCGTATTGGTATCCGAACACGCTGCTGGAATGGTCGCCGTCTAAGGACCAGGATGCTCGCTTTAACCGGGGAACGGTTAAGCTGGAGGATCAGCGTATACAAGGCAGCAAGGTAAACAGCAATGCCAAGGAGGAAGTGAAGGTTTTATCGATTGCTTCCATGTATCCAAGCACAAGCGGAGCTCCTTCCCAAGGCTCGGAGAAGTTCCATACCTATACCTTCAGCAATTGGCAGTATATCGACAAGCTGGTGATGTGGGGCGGCTCGGCAGGCGAGGGATTAATCGTTCCGCCAAGCAGCGACGTGATCGATGCGGCCCACAAGAATGGGGTTCCCGTTTTTGGAACCGTTTTCTTGCCGCAAACCGAGCATGGGGGCAAAATTCAGTGGCTGCATGATCTGTTAAAGCAGCGGGAGGACGGCTCTTTCCCGGTTGCCGACAAGCTGATTGAGGTAGCGACGTATTACGGATTTGACGGCTGGTTTATCAATCAGGAGACCCAGGGCGGAACTCCGGAAGATGCCGCCAAGATGGCTGAGTTTTTGACTTACTTGCAGCAGAAGAAAGCGCCGGGCATGGAAGTGATCTGGTACGATTCCATGATTCAGGAGGGACCGGTGAAGTGGCAGGGGGCCTTGACGGATAAGAACGAGATGTTCTTCCAAGCGGGGAATCAGCGGGTTTCCGACAATATGTTTATCGATTTCCGCTGGCAGTTCAAAGATGAGAAGAACGGCAAATACGATTACATTACTCCGTTCTTGAACTCCCCGGCCAAAGCGGCGGAACTTGGCCGCAGCCCGTATGATCTATACGCCGGCATTGATGTGGAGGCGAAAGGCTACGAAGGCAAGTTTAATTGGCCGGTTCTGTTCCCGGACGGCAAGAAAGCTACGACCTCCCTTGGCATTTACCGTCCCGATTGGGCGTTCAACAGCTCCGAAACCCATGAGGAGTACATGAAAAAGGAGCAGATTTTCTGGGTGGGACCCGGAATGAATCCGGCGAATACCTCGCAGCCTGAGGGGACCGATCCGCTTGCCTGGAGAGGGATTGCCAATGATGTCGTTGCAAAAACCGTGCTCACCGATTCCGAATTCGTTACCCATTTCAATACCGGCAACGGCCATATGTTTGCGGTGGACGGCAAAGTGATGCGGAGCCGCGACTGGAGCAACCGGAGCCTGCAGGATATTTTGCCAACCTGGCGCTGGATCACGGAGACAAACGGCAAAGGCGAGGCTCTGAAACCGGGATTTGATTTCGGCAAATCCTATTATGGAGGCAGCTCGCTTCAGGTGGCGGGTGCCGTAAGCAAAGGCTCTTCCACCCATGTAAAGCTGTACAAGGCGAATATCCCGGTAGAAGCCACGACGGAAGTATCGCTCGTTTATGTAGACAATGCGAAGGACGCCAAGGTGAAGATTGGCTTGGCATTCTCCGATGCGCCGGATCGGTACGAATTTTTCGAACCGGGCAAGTGGATCAGCACGGGCGCGGATCAGAATTGGAAGCAGGGAAGCGTCAAGCTGAACAAGTATAAAGGCCGCACGATTGCGGGAATCTCGCTTCAATTCGAGTCCGCGGCGGATCTGGCGGATTATCGGGCCAATATCGGCCGCCTGGCGGTTACGCAGGTGAACGACAAGGCGAAGAAGCCGCACGAGGTGACTGATTTGCGGGTAATCGAAAACGATTTCCGCGACGGGATATATGGTGATGCGCGCTTGTCGTGGAAGGCGCCAAAACAGGATGAAGATGTTTTGTACTACCAGGTTTATCGCGTCCATCCGGACGGCAAGTACGAGTTGATGGGCATGACGGGAAATACCGTTTATTACGTACCCGAAATGAAGCGGCTTCTTAAGGAGAATGCAACCAAAATGGTCGTGATTCCGGTAAATCGCCACTACCAACAGGGAAAAGCGGCATCCGTAAGCTTTGACTGGCCGGAATATCCGAAGCCGATTGCAGCCTTCAAGGCGGATAAGACCTTGATTGCGCCGGGAGAAACGGTACAATTCACGGATCTTTCTTCAGAAGTGACGGAGTCATGGAGCTGGAGCTTCCCTGGCGGACAGCCGGCGTCCAGCACGGAGCAGAATCCTAAAGTGAAATATCCCGAGGAAGGAACGTACGAAGTCACGTTGACCGCTAAAAACAGCGTTGGCGAGGATAGGGTTCAGAAGAAGCTTATCACGGTTACCCGGGAAGCCGAGAATGGCGTCGGAAACCTTGCCCTTGGCAAGAAGACGTCCGCGTCAAGCTTCGTGAACGAGAAGGAAGCGCCCCAATTTGCGGTGGACGGTAATTCCGCCACTAAATGGTGTGCCGTCGGAGACGGGCCTCACACGCTCACGGTGGACTTGGGAGCCGAGCATAAGGTCAGCGAATTCGTGATTAAGCATGCGGAAGCCGGAGGCGAGCCGGCCGCGTTCAATACGCGGGCATTCTCCATTCAGGTAAGCTCGGACGGCAAGGAATGGAAGGATGCCGTATCGGTCAAAGACAATACGAAAGCGATCAGCAGCCATGCCATCGAACTTACCTCCGCGCGGTACGTGCGTCTTCAGATCGAGAAGGCGACACAGGGCGGGGATACGGCAGCGCGGATCTATGATTTTGAAGTGCTGGGCTTGAAATAATACGGTTAACTTATAAAAGAGCGTTTCCCTCAAGTGGGGGAACGCTCTTTTTTGGCATGATGTGACTAATCGTCACTCTATATGGCATCCACAATGCAATGGAATTCTTGAATTGCCGCTTCAGGTAGAGCGGATTCCTTCAAATGCGCTTTCTACTAAATGCCGCACATAGGAGTCGTCGATCGGTTCGCCTGTCACAAGCAAACGATAGAAAATCGGACCGTAAATGAGATCAATGCAGATGCCTATGTCGAGATGAGGTCTCAATTCCCCGCGTTGAACCCCTTTCTCCAAAAGACCTCTTGCCTCAAGCCGGCGGGGACTGAAAAAACGAGCCCGATAGGCCTCGGCCAATCCCGAGTCAAACTGCCCTTCGCCCAATAACTCCGTAATGATGGTCCCCTCGCGGCTTATCAAAAACCCGGCTAAATTCGTGGCGTGAATTAGAATATCGTTCAATGCTTTACCAGTATCAGGCACGGGCAGTCTGGCCGTAGCGGCATGCAGGAAACCATCCATGACCACGGCAGCCTTGTTCGGCCACCATTTATAAATCGTAGCCTTGCTAACTTGGGCACGTTCGGCAATTTTATCAACGGTGACGGCTTGAAAGCCACTTTCCAGCAATAGCTTATAAGATGCGGAAAGGATCGACTTTTGTGCTTCCACATTACGCGGCCTGCCTCTTTTTCCATTCATCGTCATCATCCTCTTTCGTCCAATACATATCTTAACGTACAAAAATAAACTATACGTTCAGTATACCAATTACGGATAAAAAATAAAGTTGTGCTCGCCTATTTACAAAACTATACGTTCAGTATATTATTCACATATAAAATTAATAAACTATACGTCTAGTATTTAAATGTGGAGGAGGAACTCATGATGAGTGATTTAAAAAAACAAACCATCGAGAAAAATATCCCGGCATGGTTAACCATACTTCTGGCTGCCGCATGCGGCATCATTGTAGCTAATCTTTACTATGCGCAGCCCTTGGTTGGGGTCATTAGCTCCTCAATCG
Above is a window of Paenibacillus uliginis N3/975 DNA encoding:
- a CDS encoding TetR/AcrR family transcriptional regulator; the encoded protein is MMTMNGKRGRPRNVEAQKSILSASYKLLLESGFQAVTVDKIAERAQVSKATIYKWWPNKAAVVMDGFLHAATARLPVPDTGKALNDILIHATNLAGFLISREGTIITELLGEGQFDSGLAEAYRARFFSPRRLEARGLLEKGVQRGELRPHLDIGICIDLIYGPIFYRLLVTGEPIDDSYVRHLVESAFEGIRST
- a CDS encoding ABC transporter substrate-binding protein, which produces MFKKKVSILSLALVLLLTVVLSACGSKEGGNKPNEPAKEEAAVQSDGTVDASKLDPVKLKMYMIGPNQKDLPMVQEEINKYLTEKINATIEISMIDWGDYSQRMQVITSSGENYDIAFTSSWAFDYLPNAAKGAFKPLNDLLDQYGKGIKEALDPRFLEGTKVNGVNYGIPANKELAQQFVWRFNKKYLDKYNLDISKVTTLEDLEPLLKAIKENEPADITPLAVPKGFKPYLPFDFPLGDEIPIGMYIDTKDFKFVNLLDSPELKSALTTMREYYKAGYVREDVATLDGIDNIKTGKWLVDREITQPYAELGWSRNAGYDIVTRPMHDPVIYTSSAAGSMMAISSYSKNSERAMMFLNLLNTDVKLRNMIQSGLEGTHYKKLEEPYIEDMPAMQENYAMPGFALGNMFLTYLHEGEPKDKWEAFEKFNTSAVVAPTFGFNFNTAPVKTEVAAITNVAKEFIPALYTGSVDPDEYLPKAKQKFKDAGIDRVIAEAQKQFDEWKAQNK
- a CDS encoding carbohydrate ABC transporter permease, whose translation is MTQLSTQTADQPAKRSRKRDYNAISPLWNTIFNIVIGVFSFSCIFPFLFVIIISLTDEQTLVLEGFRLLPSQFSTAAYEYIFNTGSELLSSFGLTLLVTVLGTLVSLALVTTYAYALSRRNFEFRGFFSFLAFFTMLFSGGMVPGYIVMTQFLHLQNTIWALIFPLSLSAFSIIVMRTFFQTTIPDEIIESAKIDGAGEFLTFIRIVLPVSLPGIATIGLFSSLGYWNDWFNALLYYNNPQSTPPLQFMLMKIEKNMDFLTQNAQNIGSFDAAAGLPTETVRMAMVVLATLPIVMAYPFFQRYFVQGLTVGSVKG
- a CDS encoding endo-beta-N-acetylglucosaminidase encodes the protein MKRIKPDYLTKAQWKRRMTVWMSTALLATSLTGFAGEAEAAQPHSSYWYPNTLLEWSPSKDQDARFNRGTVKLEDQRIQGSKVNSNAKEEVKVLSIASMYPSTSGAPSQGSEKFHTYTFSNWQYIDKLVMWGGSAGEGLIVPPSSDVIDAAHKNGVPVFGTVFLPQTEHGGKIQWLHDLLKQREDGSFPVADKLIEVATYYGFDGWFINQETQGGTPEDAAKMAEFLTYLQQKKAPGMEVIWYDSMIQEGPVKWQGALTDKNEMFFQAGNQRVSDNMFIDFRWQFKDEKNGKYDYITPFLNSPAKAAELGRSPYDLYAGIDVEAKGYEGKFNWPVLFPDGKKATTSLGIYRPDWAFNSSETHEEYMKKEQIFWVGPGMNPANTSQPEGTDPLAWRGIANDVVAKTVLTDSEFVTHFNTGNGHMFAVDGKVMRSRDWSNRSLQDILPTWRWITETNGKGEALKPGFDFGKSYYGGSSLQVAGAVSKGSSTHVKLYKANIPVEATTEVSLVYVDNAKDAKVKIGLAFSDAPDRYEFFEPGKWISTGADQNWKQGSVKLNKYKGRTIAGISLQFESAADLADYRANIGRLAVTQVNDKAKKPHEVTDLRVIENDFRDGIYGDARLSWKAPKQDEDVLYYQVYRVHPDGKYELMGMTGNTVYYVPEMKRLLKENATKMVVIPVNRHYQQGKAASVSFDWPEYPKPIAAFKADKTLIAPGETVQFTDLSSEVTESWSWSFPGGQPASSTEQNPKVKYPEEGTYEVTLTAKNSVGEDRVQKKLITVTREAENGVGNLALGKKTSASSFVNEKEAPQFAVDGNSATKWCAVGDGPHTLTVDLGAEHKVSEFVIKHAEAGGEPAAFNTRAFSIQVSSDGKEWKDAVSVKDNTKAISSHAIELTSARYVRLQIEKATQGGDTAARIYDFEVLGLK